Proteins encoded within one genomic window of Calonectris borealis chromosome 1, bCalBor7.hap1.2, whole genome shotgun sequence:
- the CSDC2 gene encoding cold shock domain-containing protein C2 isoform X1 → MEQRSSLVAAPAFGCLAWVLPEPLRAPQAWGKEMVTGSRPVRLGALSPAARPPIPKTEEPASPTMSSDPSAPPAVPPLHSPKSPVWPTFPFQREGSRIWERGNLLLRDLPSPLPTKRTRTYSATARASAGPIFKGVCKQFSRSQGHGFITPENGTEDIFVHVSDIEGEYVPVEGDEVTYKVCPIPPKNQKFQAVEVVLTNLAPHTKHETWSGQIIGS, encoded by the exons ATGGAGCAGAGAAGCAGCTTGGTGGCTGCCCCGGCTTTTGGGTGTCTCGCTTGGGTGCTCCCTGAGCCTCTCCGAGCTCCTCAGGCATGGGGGAAGGAGATG GTCACAGGCAGCAGACCCGTGCGCCTGGGTGCCCTTTCTCCTGCTGCCCGCCCGCCCATCCCCAAAACGGAGGAGCCTGCCAGCCCCACCATGTCGTCGGACCCCAGCGCCCCGCCGGCGGTGCCGCCCCTGCACTCCCCCAAGTCGCCGGTGTGGCCCACCTTCCCCTTCCAGCGGGAGGGCAGCCGCATCTGGGAGCGGGGCAACCTCCTGCTGAGGGACctgcccagccccctccccaccaagaGGACCAGGACCTATTCGGC GACAGCTCGTGCCTCCGCCGGCCCCATCTTCAAGGGCGTCTGCAAGCAGTTCTCTCGCTCCCAGGGTCACGGGTTCATCACCCCCGAGAACGGCACAGAGGACATTTTCGTCCACGTGTCTGA caTCGAGGGGGAGTACGTCCCGGTGGAGGGGGACGAGGTGACGTACAAGGtctgccccatccctcccaaGAATCAGAAGTTCCAGGCGGTGGAGGTGGTCCTCACCAACCTGGCACCCCACACGAAGCACGAGACATGGTCTGGCCAGATCATCGGCTCCTAG
- the CSDC2 gene encoding cold shock domain-containing protein C2 isoform X2, whose protein sequence is MSSDPSAPPAVPPLHSPKSPVWPTFPFQREGSRIWERGNLLLRDLPSPLPTKRTRTYSATARASAGPIFKGVCKQFSRSQGHGFITPENGTEDIFVHVSDIEGEYVPVEGDEVTYKVCPIPPKNQKFQAVEVVLTNLAPHTKHETWSGQIIGS, encoded by the exons ATGTCGTCGGACCCCAGCGCCCCGCCGGCGGTGCCGCCCCTGCACTCCCCCAAGTCGCCGGTGTGGCCCACCTTCCCCTTCCAGCGGGAGGGCAGCCGCATCTGGGAGCGGGGCAACCTCCTGCTGAGGGACctgcccagccccctccccaccaagaGGACCAGGACCTATTCGGC GACAGCTCGTGCCTCCGCCGGCCCCATCTTCAAGGGCGTCTGCAAGCAGTTCTCTCGCTCCCAGGGTCACGGGTTCATCACCCCCGAGAACGGCACAGAGGACATTTTCGTCCACGTGTCTGA caTCGAGGGGGAGTACGTCCCGGTGGAGGGGGACGAGGTGACGTACAAGGtctgccccatccctcccaaGAATCAGAAGTTCCAGGCGGTGGAGGTGGTCCTCACCAACCTGGCACCCCACACGAAGCACGAGACATGGTCTGGCCAGATCATCGGCTCCTAG